The proteins below are encoded in one region of Bacteroidales bacterium:
- a CDS encoding acetate kinase, producing the protein MKIIVLNCGSSSIKYQLFDMPSQQVIAKGLVDKIGLKGSLIDHEREDGAHAILEGEILDHKQGIEYVLGVLLSEKYGSIKELEEIDAVGHRVVHGGERYGESVRINESVTNTLEEMIDLAPLHNPPNLDGINAITELLPEVPQVGVFDTAFHQTMPKHSFLYGIPYSLYKKHGVRRYGFHGSSHKFVSKKAAEFLNKPMSELNIITCHLGNGASIAAIQKGKSIDTSMGMTPIEGLIMGTRSGDLDIGALFHIIKKEKIDLATANTLINKHSGMLGISGVSSDMRDIEKAAEEGNERAQCSLKMYQYRIKKYIGSYAAAMGGVDTIVFTGGIGENDWLTRQNSVQGLEFMGVELDKSKNTGMRGKTMDISTDSSKVKILVIPTNEELVIASDTFEILDKGLDKL; encoded by the coding sequence ATGAAAATTATTGTATTAAACTGTGGTAGTTCATCAATAAAATATCAATTATTTGATATGCCCAGTCAACAAGTTATAGCTAAGGGGCTAGTTGATAAAATTGGCTTAAAGGGTTCTCTAATCGATCATGAACGAGAAGATGGAGCTCATGCTATATTAGAGGGTGAAATTCTTGATCACAAACAAGGTATAGAATATGTTTTAGGCGTTTTACTAAGCGAAAAATATGGAAGCATAAAAGAATTGGAAGAAATTGATGCTGTAGGTCACCGCGTTGTACATGGTGGAGAGCGTTATGGAGAAAGTGTTAGAATCAACGAATCTGTTACTAATACTTTAGAAGAAATGATTGATTTAGCACCTTTGCATAATCCCCCCAATTTAGATGGTATCAATGCCATTACAGAACTTCTTCCGGAAGTTCCTCAAGTGGGAGTTTTCGATACTGCTTTTCATCAAACTATGCCAAAACACAGCTTTTTATATGGAATTCCGTATTCATTATACAAGAAACATGGCGTTAGGCGATATGGATTTCATGGCTCCAGCCATAAATTTGTATCAAAAAAAGCCGCTGAATTTCTAAATAAACCAATGTCAGAACTAAATATTATTACCTGTCATTTAGGTAATGGAGCTAGTATTGCCGCTATTCAGAAAGGGAAATCAATAGATACCAGTATGGGCATGACTCCCATAGAAGGTTTAATTATGGGAACTCGTAGTGGGGATTTAGATATTGGAGCATTATTTCACATTATTAAAAAAGAGAAAATAGATCTTGCTACTGCCAACACTTTAATTAATAAGCATAGCGGAATGTTGGGTATTAGTGGTGTTTCTTCAGATATGCGCGACATTGAAAAAGCCGCTGAAGAAGGTAATGAACGTGCTCAGTGTTCTCTAAAAATGTATCAGTATAGGATTAAAAAATATATTGGCTCTTACGCAGCTGCAATGGGTGGTGTTGATACCATAGTATTTACCGGAGGTATTGGTGAAAATGATTGGCTGACTCGTCAGAATTCTGTTCAAGGATTAGAATTTATGGGTGTTGAGTTAGACAAATCAAAAAATACCGGAATGCGTGGTAAAACTATGGATATTTCTACAGATTCATCTAAAGTTAAAATTTTAGTAATTCCTACAAACGAAGAGTTGGTTATTGCTTCTGATACTTTTGAAATTCTAGATAAAGGATTGGATAAGCTTTAG
- the pta gene encoding phosphate acetyltransferase encodes MTFTTKIREQAIKAHSRIVLPEGTEERTLKAADFVLTEGIADLILLGNSKEIENQAKTLGLKNLNKAKIIDPKNNPSKDKYVDLLMKIRGKKIESREQAEKLVEDPLYLATLLVKNGDADGEVAGAMNTTGNVLRPAFQIVKTLPGITVVSGAFFMLLENKDFGDYGMMVFADCAVHPNPTAEELAQIAVSTAHTTKAIANMQPRVALLSFSTKGSAKHEMVDKVIEATALAQKMAPEYQFDGELQADAAIIPAIGNKKAPNSTIAGYANVLVFPTLEVGNIAYKLVERLAGAQAVGPVLQGMAAPINDLSRGCSVDDIINMIAITSLQAASKKA; translated from the coding sequence ATGACATTTACAACAAAAATTCGGGAACAAGCAATAAAAGCACATTCGCGCATTGTTTTACCCGAAGGAACAGAAGAAAGAACTTTAAAAGCAGCCGATTTTGTTCTTACAGAGGGCATTGCCGATTTAATTTTATTAGGAAACTCAAAAGAGATTGAGAATCAAGCAAAAACTTTGGGCTTAAAAAATTTGAACAAAGCTAAAATTATTGATCCTAAGAATAACCCAAGTAAAGATAAATACGTGGATTTACTGATGAAAATCAGAGGAAAAAAAATTGAGAGTCGTGAACAAGCCGAGAAATTAGTTGAAGACCCTCTTTATTTGGCAACTTTATTAGTTAAAAATGGAGATGCTGACGGAGAGGTTGCAGGTGCAATGAACACCACCGGCAATGTTTTACGTCCGGCTTTTCAAATAGTAAAGACTTTACCCGGCATTACTGTCGTTTCAGGTGCATTTTTCATGCTATTAGAAAACAAAGATTTTGGTGATTATGGTATGATGGTATTTGCCGATTGTGCTGTTCATCCTAATCCAACAGCCGAGGAATTGGCTCAAATAGCAGTTTCTACGGCTCACACAACTAAAGCCATTGCTAATATGCAACCACGTGTTGCCTTATTAAGTTTTTCAACTAAAGGAAGCGCGAAACACGAAATGGTAGATAAAGTTATAGAAGCAACAGCATTGGCACAAAAAATGGCTCCCGAATATCAATTTGATGGTGAGTTACAAGCTGATGCAGCAATTATCCCGGCTATTGGAAATAAAAAAGCTCCCAATAGTACTATTGCCGGCTATGCTAATGTCTTAGTATTTCCTACTTTAGAAGTTGGAAATATTGCATACAAATTAGTAGAGCGTTTAGCGGGAGCTCAAGCTGTAGGTCCGGTATTACAAGGTATGGCAGCTCCAATTAACGATTTATCGCGTGGTTGTTCCGTTGATGATATAATAAATATGATAGCTATTACTTCACTACAAGCAGCAAGTAAAAAGGCTTAA
- a CDS encoding proline racemase family protein, protein MNIKSDWNIPNKWQIIKTIDMHTGGEPLRIIIDGLPEIKGQGILAKRRYFKENLDYIRTGLMWEPRGHADMYGAIITEPQSADADFGTFFLHNEGYSTMCGHAILALCKLVLETGMIEKRGDNPRLVIDAPPGKITAFAKRKNGIVETISFQNVPSFVYALNKEINVKGIGKLTFDIAFGGAFYAFVEADSIGLSLDKSNYLKQIDWGRKIKLSIMDEMEIKHPFEEDLSFLYGTIFVGKADNKNHHSKNICIFANGEVDRSATGSGVSARAALHFAKSELKIEENISIESIVGSTMNVKVVKETKFGIYDAIIPEVSGTAFFTGKHEFIFDTNDPFKAGFIFR, encoded by the coding sequence ATGAACATAAAAAGTGACTGGAACATTCCAAACAAATGGCAAATAATTAAAACTATTGATATGCACACAGGTGGAGAACCTTTACGTATAATTATTGATGGTTTACCGGAAATTAAAGGACAGGGTATTTTAGCAAAACGAAGATATTTTAAAGAGAATTTAGATTATATCAGAACAGGATTAATGTGGGAACCTCGCGGTCATGCCGATATGTATGGTGCTATAATAACAGAACCGCAAAGTGCAGATGCTGATTTTGGAACATTCTTTTTGCATAATGAAGGATATTCAACAATGTGTGGTCATGCTATTTTGGCATTATGTAAATTGGTACTCGAAACCGGAATGATTGAAAAAAGAGGCGATAATCCAAGATTAGTAATTGATGCACCACCGGGTAAAATTACAGCCTTTGCTAAACGTAAAAATGGAATAGTAGAAACGATAAGTTTTCAAAATGTACCTTCTTTTGTTTATGCTTTAAATAAGGAAATTAATGTTAAAGGTATTGGTAAGCTTACATTTGATATTGCTTTTGGAGGTGCTTTTTATGCTTTTGTCGAAGCGGATTCGATAGGATTAAGTTTAGATAAATCAAATTATTTAAAACAAATTGATTGGGGACGTAAAATTAAACTATCAATTATGGATGAAATGGAAATTAAGCATCCTTTTGAAGAAGACCTTAGTTTTTTATACGGAACTATTTTTGTTGGCAAAGCTGATAACAAAAACCATCACTCTAAGAATATTTGCATTTTTGCCAATGGCGAAGTAGACAGAAGCGCAACAGGATCAGGAGTTAGTGCCCGTGCAGCTTTACATTTTGCTAAAAGCGAACTAAAAATAGAAGAAAATATCAGCATAGAAAGTATAGTCGGATCTACTATGAATGTTAAAGTAGTAAAAGAAACCAAATTCGGTATCTATGATGCTATTATTCCGGAAGTTAGTGGAACTGCATTTTTTACGGGAAAACATGAATTTATTTTCGATACAAACGACCCTTTTAAAGCCGGTTTTATCTTTAGATAA
- a CDS encoding 3-hydroxyacyl-CoA dehydrogenase family protein, with product MKERLEDFSLGKKMIKQGGLQKIGVVGAGSTGKEIVRLVARKGIEAVFVDISEERVQEVMKLLNEQLDAKINRWGLTEGEKRAMLSRIHGSADYSILKGCNIVIEAINSKKPGTSLEERKKVFQKIEAVVSPETTIASNTATLMISEISSVLKHKERAIGLHFILPIDHVKVVEVVKTVSTNDPTMNCISKFLKMTERQMVEVQESPGNINTRIMVPLINEACAILLEGVADVAQIDKTIKSSTGLLNGPFEMADTIGLDKVLKWMENLYREFGEIRFKPSPFIKRLVRAGMLGRRVGEGFYLYKDGKRIQKKGNILHLGRSI from the coding sequence ATGAAAGAAAGATTAGAAGATTTTTCTCTTGGAAAGAAAATGATTAAACAAGGCGGACTCCAAAAAATTGGGGTTGTTGGTGCAGGAAGTACCGGAAAAGAAATTGTTCGTTTAGTGGCACGAAAAGGTATTGAAGCCGTTTTTGTTGACATTAGTGAAGAAAGAGTTCAAGAAGTAATGAAACTCCTCAATGAACAGTTAGATGCAAAGATTAATCGATGGGGACTAACCGAAGGAGAAAAAAGGGCGATGTTGAGTCGTATTCACGGATCGGCAGATTATTCAATATTAAAAGGTTGTAATATTGTTATAGAAGCTATCAATTCTAAAAAACCGGGGACTAGTTTAGAAGAGCGAAAAAAAGTGTTTCAAAAAATAGAGGCTGTTGTATCTCCTGAAACAACCATAGCTTCAAATACGGCTACGCTGATGATTTCCGAAATCTCTTCGGTGCTTAAGCATAAAGAACGTGCAATAGGTTTGCATTTTATTTTACCTATAGATCATGTTAAAGTTGTAGAGGTAGTAAAAACTGTTAGCACCAATGACCCGACTATGAATTGTATCAGTAAATTTTTAAAAATGACTGAGCGTCAAATGGTTGAAGTTCAGGAATCACCCGGAAATATTAATACTCGAATTATGGTGCCTTTGATTAATGAAGCTTGCGCTATTTTACTAGAAGGTGTTGCTGATGTTGCTCAAATTGATAAAACTATTAAAAGCTCAACAGGTCTCTTAAACGGACCTTTTGAAATGGCTGATACTATTGGCTTAGATAAAGTATTAAAATGGATGGAAAATCTTTATAGAGAGTTTGGAGAAATTAGATTTAAACCATCCCCATTTATTAAACGTTTGGTACGTGCCGGTATGCTTGGACGAAGAGTTGGAGAAGGATTTTATCTTTATAAAGACGGTAAACGTATACAGAAAAAAGGCAATATTTTGCATCTGGGAAGAAGCATTTAA